A region from the Salvia splendens isolate huo1 chromosome 15, SspV2, whole genome shotgun sequence genome encodes:
- the LOC121766855 gene encoding uncharacterized protein LOC121766855, whose protein sequence is MKPNMHKILECCKEATRKWKSNPISLNFSKRCNIRSIAIGLGCSKSTVWRWVKAGLIRSHTSAIRPDLTTPNKLLRLRFSLKALELDRPLISENGEVLFDGKIGIFPFTKQVPAKRKSKNRSAGTIDTKPIESITKVVTKEFLTNKIIPAIIEKWSEGASKCIYIQQDNAKPHILDDDPDFRAVTACKTLDDLVKAVEKSFEDLSVVTLDNVFLSLQGCMVEIMKARGHSSYKLPPIWEMKL, encoded by the exons ATGAAGCCAAATATGCACAAGATATTGGAATGCTGCAAAGAAGCAACAAGAAAGTGGAAAAGCAATCCCATTA GTCTGAACTTTTCTAAAAGATGCAATATTAGAAGTATAGCTATTGGACTAGGATGCAGTAAATCAACAGTTTGGAGATGGGTGAAAGCAGGGCTGATCAGATCTCACACTTCAGCTATACGCCCTGATTTAACCACCCCTAACAAGCTGCTAAGATTAAGGTTCTCCCTAAAAGCTTTAGAACTAGACAG ACCACTAATTTCAGAAAATGGAGAGGTTTTGTTTGACGGAAAGATTGGAATTTTTCCTTTCACAAAACAAGTTCCAGCCAAGAGAAAAAGCAAAAATAGAAGTGCAGGAACTATAGATACTAAGCCTATCGAAAGCATAACAAAGGTTGTGACGAAGGAATTCTTGACCAATAAG ATCATACCAGCAATAATTGAAAAATGGTCAGAAGGTGCAAGTAAGTGCATATATATCCAACAAGACAATGCAAAGCCACACATTCTAGACGATGATCCTGATTTTAGGGCTGTT ACTGCATGCAAGACACTTGATGATTTGGTTAAGGCGGTTGAGAAATCATTTGAGGACCTATCTGTTGTAACATTAGACAATGTGTTCCTATCACTACAAGGTTGTATGGTTGAGATCATGAAGGCTAGAGGACATAGCAGCTACAAACTTCCCCCAATATGGGAAATGAAGCTTTAA
- the LOC121767599 gene encoding zinc-finger homeodomain protein 1-like, giving the protein MDNEDQEEEQEGEVAYNNDSLLPKIPSPVHSAAAAPPPPLRKPRYKECLKNHAVAIGANAVDGCGEFLPAGDNGTLESLKCAACGCHRNFHRRESEAAAAGFGYGSQQPLLLAAHHHPLSHFGYRSGLGGYGQPHRAAPIALALPSSSGGGGPQSSREELEGYFLGTGSGARKRFRTKFTAEQKERMLSLAERLDWKIQKQDEELVQQFCSEAGIKRHVLKVWMHNNKHTLGKKT; this is encoded by the coding sequence ATGGACAATGAAGATCAAGAAGAGGAGCAAGAAGGAGAGGTTGCCTACAACAATGACTCCCTCCTTCCCAAGATCCCCAGCCCCGTccactccgccgccgccgcgccgccgcctcctctcCGAAAGCCCCGCTACAAGGAGTGCCTCAAGAACCACGCCGTGGCCATCGGCGCCAACGCCGTCGACGGCTGCGGCGAGTTCCTCCCGGCGGGAGACAACGGCACACTCGAGTCCCTCAAGTGCGCTGCCTGCGGCTGCCACCGCAACTTCCACCGCCGGGAGAGTGAAGCAGCAGCTGCGGGTTTCGGGTATGGGAGTCAGCAGCCGCTGCTTCTGGCTGCCCATCATCACCCGCTCAGCCATTTCGGGTACCGAAGTGGGCTGGGCGGGTACGGGCAGCCGCACAGGGCGGCGCCAATTGCACTGGCGCTGCCCTCGAGCTCTGGGGGCGGCGGCCCTCAGAGCTCGAGGGAGGAGCTGGAGGGCTACTTCTTGGGCACCGGGAGCGGCGCGAGGAAGCGTTTCCGGACGAAATTCACGGCGGAGCAGAAGGAGAGGATGCTGAGCTTGGCGGAGCGGTTGGATTGGAAAATCCAAAAGCAGGATGAGGAATTAGTGCAGCAATTCTGCAGCGAAGCCGGAATCAAGAGGCACGTGCTTAAGGTGTGGATGCATAACAACAAGCACACTCTTGGTAAGAAAACCTAG